From the genome of Malus domestica chromosome 04, GDT2T_hap1, one region includes:
- the LOC103433712 gene encoding patellin-6-like: MEQKTPLQTLPEASPKPSKKSFVTSLMAPRNPSFQEDTYLVSNLKSSEKKALQELKDKLSASDSASAAMWGIPLLGNDEKADVVLLKFLRARDFRVPDSFAMITKCLAWRKEFGADGVVEEDLGFKELEGVVAYMHGYDKQGHPVCYNAYGVFKDKEMYERIFGDDEKLKKFLRWRVQVLERGINALHFKAGGINSIIQVTDLKDMPKRELRVASNQILSLFQDNYPEMVARKIFINVPWYFSVLYSMFSPFLTQRTKSKFVIAKEGNVAETLYKFIRPEDVPVQYGGLSRLSDAQNGPPKPASEFTVKGGEKVNIQIEGIEADATITWDIVVGGWDLEYTAEFVPNAEGSYTIQVEKPRKVMPSEEAIHNSFTPREAGKMVFSVDNSASRRKKVAAYRYIVRKSAPV, from the exons atggAACAGAAAACCCCACTGCAAACCCTCCCGGAAGCCTCCCCAAAACCCAGCAAGAAAAGCTTCGTCACATCTCTAATGGCCCCCCGCAACCCCTCCTTCCAAGAAGACACCTACCTTGTCTCCAACCTCAAATCATCCGAAAAGAAAGCCCTCCAAGAACTCAAAGACAAGCTCTCCGCCTCGGACTCCGCCTCCGCCGCCATGTGGGGCATTCCTCTTCTGGGCAACGACGAAAAGGCCGACGTTGTCCTCCTCAAGTTCCTCCGGGCCCGGGACTTCCGCGTCCCCGACTCCTTCGCCATGATTACCAAATGCCTGGCGTGGCGGAAGGAGTTCGGTGCCGACGGCGTCGTGGAGGAGGACTTGGGGTTCAAGGAGCTGGAGGGGGTGGTGGCCTACATGCACGGATACGACAAACAGGGGCACCCTGTCTGCTACAACGCCTATGGAGTTTTCAAAGATAAGGAAATGTATGAGAGGATTTTTGGGGACGATGAGAAGCTGAAGAAGTTTCTGAGGTGGAGGGTTCAGGTCCTTGAGAGGGGGATCAATGCCCTACATTTTAAGGCCGGCGGGATTAATTCGATTATTCAGGTCACTGATCTGAAGGACATGCCTAAGAGGGAGCTCAGAGTTGCGTCCAATCAGATCCTCTCTCTGTTTCAGGACAACTACCCTGAAATGGTCGCAAGAAAG ATTTTCATCAATGTGCCATGGTACTTCAGTGTGTTGTATTCTATGTTCAGCCCATTTCTGACTCAAAGAACAAAGAGCAAGTTTGTGATAGCAAAGGAAGGAAATGTTGCAGAAACACTCTACAA GTTCATAAGGCCCGAGGACGTTCCGGTTCAGTACGGCGGCCTGAGTCGACTGAGTGATGCGCAAAACGGCCCCCCCAAACCGGCTTCCGAGTTCACCGTCAAAGGAGGAGAGAAAGTGAACATACAGATTGAGGGGATTGAG GCTGATGCAACAATCACATGGGACATAGTAGTGGGAGGGTGGGACTTGGAGTACACTGCAGAGTTTGTGCCAAATGCAGAAGGCAGCTACACCATCCAAGTGGAGAAGCCAAGAAAAGTGATGCCCTCCGAAGAAGCAATCCACAACTCCTTCACTCCTCGTGAAGCAGGGAAGATGGTTTTCTCAGTCGACAACTCTGCCTCCCGCCGGAAAAAGGTAGCTGCATATCGCTACATTGTCCGCAAATCCGCCCCCGTCTAA